GTAAACGCCAGGCAGATTTTTCGCTCTCTTATCCGGGCTTAATGATACTGGGTTGATTAGTGGAATTCATGATTGATTGGTTGCGCGAGCCAATTGCTTTATTTGCGCGGAACTCGCATCCTTGTTTATCGGATTGATATAGTTTGGTTGCGGTGTTCCGGGCATCTCGCGCTTATACTAACCGGATTATAACCGGTGTTTTAGCTTAGAAGCATTTGGCTTTATCCGGATCAACGCTGCAAGACCAGCGCAGATGCTGCATGCCCGCGGATTTATTGACCAAATAATCGGCTCTTAGGTGTTTGTTTTGCTCGGTTGTCAGAGAAGCTTTTTCAGGAATATACTTTTCCTGACTCCAAAACCGGATCCGGCAAAATTCATCGTCAGCGCGGCAGAGTCTGTTAATAGCGGCGCTATATACCGTTTTATCGGTGTAGACAGCATGGTCAACAAGTACCATGTGAACAAATTTCCCGGAATTGCCCATTTCAAGGCTACGGATGAGCTTCCATCCGATGCCACTCTCCTGGTTCGTGGCTGATGTATCTTCCGCTGCCTCATCGTGATCATGGTCTTCCCCTTCATGCGCTGAAATGCTGCACGGCAGAGTGAAAATAGCGATAAAAAACAGGCTGATTACTAGTTTACGCATAAGTTCTCCTGGTGGTTTGCAATTAAATTTTTTAATTCAGTGTGTTGTATTCCCAAGTTATTCTTTAACCCGGATAACGCTGACAGCGGGGCAGTATACTCGAAAATAAGCTTTTGGACATTATTGTCCCGTATCAGAAAAGACGGATACGGACGAAGCGGATATGCCAAGTCAAGTGCGGGATGCGCCAGCATTTTTTAGCAATTTCTTCAGAAAATTACGAATAGCGATCAGAGTGTGATGGGAGATCGGCACGCTTTGTTGATGGCCGGAAATGATTAACGTTGTAAATTAACCGGATGCGATTGCGTTTCTGAAAACTAAGAAATTACGGAATCCGGCACGCGCCTGGGGTCGATTTGATATACTTCTGAATTTAATTGTTTATTTCTCTCCAGCGACGGTTCTTGATCGGTATGCTGTAACCTCAAGCTTTTCGGGTATGTTTATGAAAAAATGGCATGTACAATTATTACGATTTATATTTTTTGTGTTTGCTCTCGTCGCAACCGGCGCAACGCGGGCAATGCCGGAGGATTGCAATGATTTGACCGCGCCAGCGGCATTTTTTGAATCCGATGGGTTAGTCTGCTTGCAAAATATCAAAGTAACGGACGCATCGGGCGAACAATTCTATAAAGCCGCGCTTCAGTGGCTGGGGGTTGAAAATCCCAAGCAATTCAAACTGATCAGCGTGGCATTTGATGAAGGCCCGCGTGCGGATAGCCCAGCTTTCTCAATCGTAAACGGTGAACTCAGGTTGCCCAAGATAGACGTTCCCAAGCTTTATGGAATCGAGCGTTTTGACGTCAGCCTGAATTGGGTTAAAGATGCCGATGACATCGTTTCTGTGTTTGAACTGGCCGATGTGGCATTGTACAACAACCCCGGATATGTACCCAATGTCACATGGAAACCTTACGGAATGCTGCTTTCCAACGAACGCCGGGCGGTGGATCTGATGATCCGGTCGATACCATTTGCGAAGCTGGCGGATGCGATTTACGATTTTGATAATGTGACAGTCGATAACTGGGTTCTGATTCAGTCCAATGGCAAAAGCTCCGGAATGGACGCGGGCGTTTTCAGGAATCGCGATACAAATGAATTAGCGCTAGTATTCCGGGGTACTGAAACATGTGATTTTCCTTGCTCATTTAAAGAATTGGAAGATACAACCCGGGACGCCTTAGCGGATGCGGCAATCGGGATTGGCAGGGTCAGCGATCAATTTAAAGATGCCTTCAATTTTGCACAAAGTGTAATCAGTAAGCATCCAGGCGCAAAAATTACCGTAGCAGGGCATTCGCTAGGCGGCGGATTGGCGCAAGCGGTGGGCGCAACATTGGGTTTAGAGACATTTGCATTCAACTCTTCGCCGGTTCCGGATCATTTTTTCGATACATACAGGATTACACTGCCTTACGAGGAACTCGAGGATTTGATTTACGTGATTGCCGATGTGCATGATCCGGTATCGAATACCAATGAAACCGGCGACATCTATTTGGATTCTCATCATGTTACATCTTTGATTCAATTCAATTTCGATTTGAAAGAAATGCTGACCAGCCGCAAAGTGGATCTGGAAGATTTGCGCTTTGACCGGCACAGTATCACGCGATTGGCCAATAATGCCACCCGGCTGATGAATTTGTACCGGGATGGTTGGTGATCGGAACCGTACCTTCTGGTTAAAAATTGCACGGAGCGGTTTTACTTTTGCCCATTGATGTACTCATTAATCAATCTTGAAAGAAGTTGAATGAAATAAAATTTGTTTCTTGATATTTATATATTACGCCCATATTAAACAAATCAATGTATCAGTAGGGGCCTCAACAATTCAAAGTTGTTAATAAAACGAGGCATGTATCTGTACGAACAAGATTCAAAGCAGCTTGTGAATCGTGTTTGTATTTGAAAGTTTTATTTAAAATTTGAGTTTTGTGGAGGCGCAATGGCAATGATTCGATCACCTGCGGTCGCAGGTCTGTTTTATCCCGCAGATATTCAGCAATTGCGGCACGATGTGCAGCAATTGCTATCACACGCAAAATTTCACGATACCAAACCCAAAGCATTGATCGTTCCTCACGCCGGGTATATCTATTCCGGTGCCATTGCCGCAACGGCTTATGTCAGTTTGAAAACAATTTCAACTCGGATTCAACGGGTCGTGTTACTCGGGCCGGCTCATCGGGTTGCGGTCTATGGTATGGCATTGCCAAGCGTGGATGTTTTTGCGACGCCATTAGGACCGGTGCAACTGGATACAAAATTGATCCAAGAAATCGAGCACTTGCCGCAGGTAATGGTGAGTGACGCCGCGCATGCGCTGGAACATTCGCTGGAAGTACAACTGCCGTTTTTGCAAAGCATGCTGGGTGAATTTTCTTTACTGCCGCTGGCGGTTGGCATGACGTCGGCGGAAGCGGTGGCGGAAGTACTGGATCATTTGTGGGGTGGCGAGGAAACTTTGATCGTTGTCAGTTCCGATTTGTCGCATTATTTGCCGTATGACGCGGCGCAGCAAACGGATTTGGGAACAGTGCAATCCATTTTGCAGTTCAGTCGATCCATTGAGCAAGCGCAAGCATGCGGTAATATCCCGATTAATGGTTTAATCCTGGCAGCCCGGAAACATCATCTGAAGCCGCAGCTATTGGATTTAAGAAATTCCGGAGATACCGCGGGTTCGCGCGATCATGTGGTGGGTTATGCTGCGATCGCATTTTCCTGATGAGGAGGAAACAATGACACCGGATAAAAACGAGCAGGGAAAAGTTTTACTGCAAGTCGCCCGCACAGCCATTGCCGATGCGTTGCGGCTGCCAACGGAACCGGCGGCAATCGATGTGCATAACATTTGGTTATCGAAACCGGGCGCAACGTTTGTCACCTTGACTCAGCAAGGAGAATTGCGCGGTTGTATCGGTTCCTTGCAGGCGCTCTATCCGTTGATTGATGACGTCACAAACAATGCGGTGTCGGCGGCGTTGCATGACCCTCGATTCAATCCCTTAACGGTTACTGAACTTGGAGCCGTCGAAATCGAAGTTTCATTACTGTCGGAATTGGAGCCGCTGAATTGCGCAACGGAAGCGGATGCCTTGCGGCAACTGCGCCCGGCAATCGATGGCGTGGTATTTGAGTGCGGCCCTTATCGCAGCACGTTTTTACCGCAGGTATGGGAAAGCTTGCCGCAGCCGCGGCAATTTCTTGCGCAATTGAAGTTGAAAGCCCGATTGCCGCAAGATTTCTGGGCGGGTAATGTTCAATTATCCCGTTACACCGTAACAAAATGGCGTGAAGCCGATTTTCGTGAGGAGTCAGTTCATGGATGAACCGATTAGCGCCGCTCAGCGGCATCCGGCAAAATACTGGCACAAACTCGACGATGGCCGGATTCAATGCGATTTGTGCCCGCGCGATTGCAAATTGCACGATGGCCAGCGCGGTGCTTGTTTTGTCCGCGGCAGAATTGGGGATGCAATGGTATTGACGACGTATGGGCGCTCGTCCGGCTTTTGTATCGATCCGGTTGAAAAAAAACCGCTCAATCAGTTTTATCCGGGCAGCAGCATTCTGTCGTTTGGAACAGCCGGTTGTAATCTGGCGTGTAAGTTTTGCCAAAACTGGGATATTTCCAAATCGCGCAGTTTCGATAAACTGATGGATCAGGCCAGTCCGGAGGCGATTGCACAGTCTGCGAAAA
This is a stretch of genomic DNA from Nitrosomonas sp. sh817. It encodes these proteins:
- a CDS encoding lipase; translation: MFALVATGATRAMPEDCNDLTAPAAFFESDGLVCLQNIKVTDASGEQFYKAALQWLGVENPKQFKLISVAFDEGPRADSPAFSIVNGELRLPKIDVPKLYGIERFDVSLNWVKDADDIVSVFELADVALYNNPGYVPNVTWKPYGMLLSNERRAVDLMIRSIPFAKLADAIYDFDNVTVDNWVLIQSNGKSSGMDAGVFRNRDTNELALVFRGTETCDFPCSFKELEDTTRDALADAAIGIGRVSDQFKDAFNFAQSVISKHPGAKITVAGHSLGGGLAQAVGATLGLETFAFNSSPVPDHFFDTYRITLPYEELEDLIYVIADVHDPVSNTNETGDIYLDSHHVTSLIQFNFDLKEMLTSRKVDLEDLRFDRHSITRLANNATRLMNLYRDGW
- the amrB gene encoding AmmeMemoRadiSam system protein B; this encodes MAMIRSPAVAGLFYPADIQQLRHDVQQLLSHAKFHDTKPKALIVPHAGYIYSGAIAATAYVSLKTISTRIQRVVLLGPAHRVAVYGMALPSVDVFATPLGPVQLDTKLIQEIEHLPQVMVSDAAHALEHSLEVQLPFLQSMLGEFSLLPLAVGMTSAEAVAEVLDHLWGGEETLIVVSSDLSHYLPYDAAQQTDLGTVQSILQFSRSIEQAQACGNIPINGLILAARKHHLKPQLLDLRNSGDTAGSRDHVVGYAAIAFS
- the amrA gene encoding AmmeMemoRadiSam system protein A translates to MTPDKNEQGKVLLQVARTAIADALRLPTEPAAIDVHNIWLSKPGATFVTLTQQGELRGCIGSLQALYPLIDDVTNNAVSAALHDPRFNPLTVTELGAVEIEVSLLSELEPLNCATEADALRQLRPAIDGVVFECGPYRSTFLPQVWESLPQPRQFLAQLKLKARLPQDFWAGNVQLSRYTVTKWREADFREESVHG